A genome region from Ptiloglossa arizonensis isolate GNS036 chromosome 4, iyPtiAriz1_principal, whole genome shotgun sequence includes the following:
- the LOC143146331 gene encoding mitochondrial glutamate carrier 1: MEKNSVKASDQFQLLPKIINGGIAGIIGVSVVFPLDLVKTRLQNQVIGPNGERMYKSMLDCFVKTYKAEGYFGMYKGSAVNILLITPEKAIKLTANDTFRHYLSKGPGQKLPIEREMLAGGLAGACQIIVTTPMELLKIQMQDAGRVAAAARKAGKTVTKVSALSITKDLLQKRGILGLYQGTGATALRDVTFSVIYFPLFARLNDIGPKREDGSAVFWCSFLAGCVAGSTAALFVNPFDVIKTRLQVIKKAPGEPTYNGVFDCISKTMRNEGLTAFFKGGACRMIVIAPLFGIAQTVYYLGVAERLLGLK; encoded by the exons ATGGAAAAGAACAGTGTGAAAGCTTCGGATCAATTTCA ACTCttaccaaaaattataaatggcGGAATCGCAGGTATTATCGGGGTCTCCGTCGTATTCCCACTGGACTTGGTTAAAACACGATTACAGAATCAAGTTATAGGGCCTAATGGTGAACGAATGTACAAATCTAT GCTTGACTGTTTTGTGAAAACTTATAAAGCGGAGGGTTATTTTGGCATGTATAAAGGATCTGCTGTAAATATTCTTCTAATCACGCCTGAAAAAGCCATTAAACTCACTGCCAACGATACTTTTCGACATTATCTATCTAAGGGGCCTGG aCAGAAACTGCCTATAGAACGCGAAATGCTTGCCGGTGGTCTAGCAGGAGCATGTCAAATTATTGTTACAACTCCAATGGAgctattaaaaattcaaatgcaAGATGCTGGACGAGTAGCGGCAGCAGCAAGAAAAG CTGGGAAAACTGTAACAAAGGTATCAGCTTTGTCCATAACAAAAGATCTCCTTCAAAAAAGAGGTATTTTGGGACTCTACCAAGGCACTGGTGCAACAGCGCTTAGAGATGTTACTTTTTCTGTTATATACTTCCCATTATTTGCTAGACTAAATGATATTGGGCCTAAGAGAGAGGATGGCTCTG CTGTATTTTGGTGTTCGTTTTTGGCGGGTTGTGTTGCTGGTTCCACAGCTGCACTGTTTGTTAATCCATTTGATGTAATCAAAACTAGATTGCAAGTAATCAAGAAGGCTCCTGGTGAACCGACATATAATGGTGTGTTTGATTGCATAAG TAAAACGATGAGGAATGAGGGTCTGACAGCGTTCTTCAAAGGTGGAGCATGCAGAATGATTGTAATAGCACCACTTTTTGGGATTGCACAAACTGTTTACTATCTCGGCGTCGCAGAGAGACTTTTGGGCCTTAAATGA